One window from the genome of Engraulis encrasicolus isolate BLACKSEA-1 chromosome 16, IST_EnEncr_1.0, whole genome shotgun sequence encodes:
- the asip2b gene encoding agouti-signaling protein 2b, giving the protein MGLLHTLTICICLLATIGSVAKGKDVKRRHHENNALRDGGSVQSGIWTPEKPRRLFARARFDFQQRQQVTRPRSRTVAAVTAQVAAAKAGGVAPPVVPAAPAARVAGPATVPGAKPAPVVARRCPGLMEPCSPHMPCCDPCASCHCRLFNTICHCWRMSHFCPKKT; this is encoded by the exons ATGGGACTATTGCACACCCTCACAATTTGCATCTGTCTCCTGGCAACGATTGGGTCGGTCGCGAAAGGAAAGGATGTCAAACGCAGACATCACGAAAATAATGCCTTGCGCGATGGTGGCTCGGTACAGTCAG GTATTTGGACACCAGAGAAACCGAGACGACTCTTTGCCAGAGCCAGATTTGACTTTCAGCAAAGGCAGCAAGTGACG AGACCCAGATCGAGGACTGTGGCTGCCGTCACTGCCCAAGTTGCTGCAGCAAAAGCTGGTGGTGTCGCTCCGCCGGTGGTTCCAGCGGCTCCGGCGGCCCGTGTTGCTGGGCCGGCCACTGTTCCTGGTGCTAAGCCTGCCCCAGTGGTGGCGCGACGCTGCCCAGGACTGATGGAGCCCTGCTCCCCCCACATGCCCTGCTGCGACCCCTGTGCCTCCTGCCACTGCCGCCTCTTCAACACCATCTGCCACTGCTGGAGGATGAGCCACTTCTGCCCCAAGAAGACCTGA